Proteins from a single region of Leuconostoc gasicomitatum LMG 18811:
- the yycH gene encoding two-component system activity regulator YycH translates to MRNKQKFLQNVLLNGLLVLSLVISVVLTAFIFSSFGKNEAPDQSTAQQPEKQLLEIFRPTQYIVNQTDGSQQLVMNATDAKLKKMRHALTDAQLTDAQTKTVNIAGIKKVLATKKAQIFHYSDVVPISYFNIRYDQRVSTRKNLNFDYFVLALDRSNNGYFVNTKTNQITTVKVNKLNHHDAWQLAQQLPKSLNINFQNYHNRVGLNYLQKIKLPVYSYLVNNRDPKTYVSALLGTINQLNVTQDGDKTVYSNKLNNQTIVYDPNWATVTFEDHNKKNKLPEFYVDRLNTGLSQINLLQSDFTDTRFYESQQNGQKITFRTYVEGFPVYFQSEIGAIHMTMDKHGNLTSTYSLNEIGVPVPNNQPDVVLPSTREIIKQLSDAGVQEKDYNFIAPGYQWLLDQGSQAAVNMEPTWMIETASGWQSVSSFLKTR, encoded by the coding sequence ATGCGGAATAAACAAAAGTTTTTACAAAACGTGTTATTGAATGGGTTACTCGTTCTATCGCTAGTTATCTCGGTTGTTTTAACAGCATTTATTTTCAGTTCATTTGGTAAAAATGAAGCACCTGACCAGTCAACGGCGCAACAACCAGAAAAACAACTGCTTGAAATATTTCGTCCGACGCAATATATTGTTAACCAAACTGATGGCTCGCAACAGTTGGTTATGAATGCAACTGATGCTAAATTAAAAAAAATGCGTCATGCGTTGACAGACGCGCAATTAACAGACGCTCAGACAAAAACTGTTAATATTGCTGGAATAAAAAAAGTTTTAGCGACAAAAAAAGCGCAAATTTTTCATTATTCCGATGTCGTACCAATTTCCTACTTTAATATACGTTACGATCAGCGTGTTTCAACTCGAAAAAATCTTAATTTTGACTATTTTGTATTGGCATTAGATCGTTCAAATAATGGTTATTTTGTGAATACTAAAACAAATCAAATAACAACTGTAAAAGTTAACAAATTAAATCATCATGATGCTTGGCAACTAGCACAACAGTTACCTAAAAGTCTGAATATTAATTTTCAAAATTATCATAATCGTGTAGGACTTAATTATCTTCAAAAAATTAAATTGCCAGTATATTCTTACTTAGTTAATAATCGTGATCCTAAAACGTATGTTTCTGCTCTTCTAGGAACAATTAATCAACTTAATGTCACACAGGACGGTGATAAAACAGTTTACTCAAACAAACTCAATAATCAAACAATAGTTTATGATCCAAACTGGGCAACAGTGACATTTGAAGATCATAATAAAAAAAATAAATTACCTGAATTTTATGTGGATCGTTTAAATACAGGACTCTCTCAAATTAATTTATTGCAGTCAGACTTTACTGACACACGCTTTTATGAAAGTCAGCAAAATGGTCAAAAAATTACTTTTCGAACATATGTTGAAGGCTTTCCAGTTTATTTTCAGTCTGAAATTGGCGCTATTCATATGACAATGGATAAACACGGAAATTTGACTAGTACGTACTCCCTTAATGAAATTGGCGTACCTGTACCAAATAATCAACCTGATGTGGTTCTGCCATCAACAAGAGAGATTATTAAGCAGTTGTCTGATGCTGGCGTACAGGAGAAAGACTACAATTTCATTGCTCCGGGATATCAGTGGTTGCTTGATCAAGGTAGTCAAGCGGCTGTAAATATGGAACCAACGTGGATGATTGAAACAGCCAGTGGCTGGCAAAGTGTGTCATCGTTTTTAAAAACACGTTAA
- the yycI gene encoding two-component system regulatory protein YycI, which produces MQFKRIKILMLILFFLLDIFLLNWWRSGEVSQERVTDANTDIISEMKKQKIKLPKFGTSLHYSSYVAAQYGDRREMSLPAGLDVSTGAKTNTVFAKFKRDLFKKNGTGSDESVLSTYSAGYQFNPVLTANKTNRDRVYSQRVEGLPVIADSGIMTFQYNKSGKPVGFTKRQLVNIERLRDDRATITEEEAIISLYRYNEIDSGDSLSKGYLSYDRTLTVNGYDIFLPVWAFEAYSGNEKYVLKINAFTGDNLSE; this is translated from the coding sequence ATGCAATTTAAACGAATTAAAATATTAATGTTAATTTTGTTTTTTTTGTTAGATATATTTTTGCTCAATTGGTGGCGTTCTGGAGAGGTATCACAAGAACGTGTAACAGATGCTAATACAGATATCATTTCAGAAATGAAAAAGCAAAAAATTAAATTACCTAAATTTGGCACTTCTCTGCATTACAGTAGCTATGTTGCTGCGCAATATGGTGACAGACGTGAGATGTCTTTGCCTGCTGGCCTAGATGTTTCTACTGGGGCAAAAACAAACACCGTGTTTGCCAAATTTAAGCGAGATTTATTCAAAAAAAATGGCACGGGTTCAGACGAATCAGTTCTGTCCACATACAGTGCTGGTTATCAATTTAATCCAGTATTGACGGCGAATAAAACGAACCGCGATCGTGTTTATTCACAACGTGTTGAGGGACTACCGGTTATTGCTGACAGTGGCATTATGACTTTTCAGTACAATAAAAGCGGTAAACCTGTAGGCTTTACCAAACGACAATTAGTTAACATTGAACGACTTCGGGATGATCGTGCAACAATCACAGAAGAAGAGGCTATTATTTCATTATATCGGTACAATGAGATTGATAGTGGTGATAGTTTGTCTAAAGGTTATCTGTCTTATGATAGAACCTTGACGGTTAATGGATACGATATTTTTTTACCAGTATGGGCATTTGAAGCATATAGTGGTAATGAAAAATACGTTTTGAAAATTAATGCCTTTACTGGTGATAATTTATCGGAATAA
- a CDS encoding S1C family serine protease has translation MAQQSVTKIILTGAIAGIIGGGAILYGQRGVENLQATTQKVNTKATKTTTISQNATATSAYGKISDAVVSVLNFSKSGINSYQESSEGSGVIYKKAGDAAYVVTNNHVIHGAAQIQVMLHDGKKVTATLVGKDAMTDLAVLKIDPSVVTTTADFGDSSKIQVGQKVLAIGSPLGSEYASSVTEGIISAKKRLVASTSENGQNYGGSTVIQTDAAINPGNSGGPLVNFQGQVVGINSMKLSSSASGTSVEGMGFAIPSDQVVDVVNKLVRDGKITRPAIGIGLVELSAVTVDDQKTLLKIPTSVNGGVVVMSTTQNGPADKAGLKKYDVITAIDGKEVTGQADLREELYKHNLNDTVTITYYHQEDKKTVKVKLTQKLES, from the coding sequence ATGGCGCAACAATCTGTAACAAAAATTATATTAACAGGTGCAATCGCTGGTATTATTGGTGGTGGTGCAATTTTATATGGGCAGCGTGGCGTTGAAAATCTACAAGCTACGACGCAAAAAGTTAATACCAAAGCTACAAAAACAACGACCATATCTCAAAATGCAACCGCAACATCAGCTTACGGTAAAATTTCAGATGCCGTTGTTTCGGTATTGAATTTTTCAAAATCAGGTATTAATAGTTATCAAGAATCATCTGAAGGATCAGGTGTTATCTATAAAAAAGCTGGGGATGCTGCTTATGTGGTAACAAATAACCATGTTATTCATGGTGCGGCCCAGATTCAGGTTATGCTGCACGATGGAAAAAAGGTGACGGCAACACTGGTAGGTAAGGATGCTATGACTGATTTAGCTGTACTGAAAATAGATCCTAGTGTTGTGACAACGACAGCAGATTTTGGCGATTCTAGTAAAATCCAAGTTGGTCAAAAGGTATTGGCAATTGGATCACCATTAGGATCTGAGTATGCTTCTTCAGTGACTGAAGGCATTATATCCGCTAAGAAACGATTAGTAGCATCCACCTCTGAGAATGGCCAAAATTATGGCGGTTCGACAGTCATTCAAACAGATGCGGCAATTAATCCAGGTAACTCAGGGGGACCCTTAGTTAACTTCCAAGGGCAGGTAGTCGGTATTAATTCGATGAAGCTTTCATCGTCAGCATCTGGTACCAGTGTTGAGGGAATGGGCTTTGCAATTCCTTCTGATCAAGTCGTTGATGTTGTGAATAAACTTGTTAGAGACGGCAAAATAACACGTCCTGCCATTGGTATTGGCCTTGTCGAACTATCTGCAGTTACAGTCGATGATCAAAAGACGCTCTTGAAAATTCCAACGTCTGTTAATGGTGGGGTTGTTGTGATGAGCACAACTCAAAATGGGCCGGCAGATAAAGCTGGTTTGAAAAAATATGATGTGATCACTGCAATTGATGGCAAAGAAGTGACAGGTCAAGCAGATTTGCGTGAAGAATTGTATAAACATAATTTAAATGATACTGTGACAATTACTTATTATCATCAAGAAGATAAGAAAACGGTTAAAGTAAAGTTAACGCAAAAATTAGAAAGCTAA
- the rlmH gene encoding 23S rRNA (pseudouridine(1915)-N(3))-methyltransferase RlmH, translated as MNIKLITVGKLKEKYLKDGIAEYTKRLSRFAKMEIIELIDEKTPEKASIAQNNQIIAKEGGRIAEKIGPRDFVIVLAIEGKQLASEAFSKKLADVTVSGYSDITFVIGGSLGIDPLIKQRANMKMSFGLLTLPHQLMRLVLIEQIYRAFMIQQGSPYHK; from the coding sequence ATGAACATTAAATTGATCACAGTTGGTAAATTAAAAGAAAAATATCTTAAGGATGGCATTGCAGAATATACAAAGCGGTTATCACGTTTTGCTAAAATGGAAATCATTGAATTAATTGATGAAAAAACACCTGAAAAGGCTAGTATTGCACAAAATAATCAAATTATAGCCAAAGAAGGGGGGCGCATTGCTGAAAAAATTGGGCCACGTGATTTTGTTATTGTATTAGCAATTGAAGGCAAGCAATTAGCTTCAGAAGCGTTTTCTAAAAAACTTGCTGATGTAACAGTTTCTGGATATTCGGACATCACTTTTGTTATTGGTGGTTCATTAGGGATTGATCCATTAATTAAACAACGCGCTAATATGAAAATGAGTTTTGGTTTGCTAACCTTGCCTCATCAACTTATGCGGCTTGTTTTGATCGAACAAATTTACCGTGCTTTTATGATTCAACAGGGATCACCTTATCACAAATAA
- the thiD gene encoding bifunctional hydroxymethylpyrimidine kinase/phosphomethylpyrimidine kinase produces MNEFPQVLTIAGSDSDGSAGMQADLHTFFIRKTYGMSVLVAAVAGNSFGIHAAETLPLPFIEKQFEVLADDFQIRASKTGMLSDANLIATVVTAYKTYNFGPLVVDPVITTKHGAQLLADSAFQALKTQLLPLAEVATPNFFEAQLLTGRTINSEAEQREAARDIQKFGVKNVVIKGWHNQENQSEVADYVLLANGSDFWLRHSYFDTTHINGTGDTLSATIAAEIAKGTDVATAIKIGHDVTTAAIEHEIAVGHQFGPINHWAAADI; encoded by the coding sequence ATGAATGAATTTCCACAAGTTTTGACGATTGCTGGGTCTGATTCAGATGGATCGGCGGGTATGCAAGCTGATTTACATACATTTTTTATTCGAAAAACATATGGCATGAGCGTGTTGGTTGCTGCAGTGGCAGGCAATTCATTTGGCATTCATGCTGCTGAAACATTACCGTTGCCTTTTATTGAAAAACAATTTGAAGTTTTAGCTGATGATTTTCAAATACGAGCAAGTAAAACAGGTATGCTTTCAGATGCGAATTTAATTGCAACAGTTGTTACTGCCTATAAAACTTATAATTTTGGGCCATTGGTTGTTGATCCTGTGATCACAACGAAACATGGTGCGCAGCTTTTAGCTGATAGTGCTTTTCAGGCATTGAAAACCCAGCTATTACCATTGGCTGAAGTGGCTACACCTAATTTTTTTGAAGCACAATTACTTACCGGACGAACTATTAATTCAGAGGCTGAGCAACGTGAAGCCGCACGTGATATTCAAAAATTTGGCGTGAAAAATGTCGTCATTAAAGGTTGGCATAATCAAGAAAATCAATCTGAGGTTGCCGATTATGTATTATTAGCAAATGGTAGCGATTTTTGGTTACGTCATAGCTATTTTGATACAACACATATTAATGGGACAGGTGACACCTTGAGTGCTACAATTGCTGCAGAAATAGCTAAAGGCACAGATGTAGCAACAGCTATTAAAATAGGGCATGATGTGACAACAGCAGCCATTGAACATGAAATTGCTGTTGGGCATCAGTTTGGGCCAATTAATCATTGGGCTGCAGCAGATATTTAA
- a CDS encoding MDR family MFS transporter yields MNISKKQKSVLIILVIGTFLGFLNQTLMNVALPNIMHEFNIGPGLGQWITNGYMLVNGVMVPLTAFLIQRLTTRRLYLTAVGLFAIGTLIAGFAPNFTVLITGRMIQAMGAGVFGPLMNVIVMNLFAPDKRGGAMGLIGLALNFAPTLGPTLSGFIVTNLSWRFLFFIVAPLIIADFILAYFLLQNIGEQKMLKFDFIGVVLSSIGLGSLLYGFSNAGATPWSEFTVWGFIVIGLIVTALFIWRQFSTKTPLLNMAVLKQREFVIAMLINIVLMIAMYGGALMLPLYMQTIRGASAFISGLVLFPGALVTAFLSPWSGRLYDQYGVKYLTLIGILITAAGTIVLASLTLTTPLWFAVIGQFIRQLGLVLVLMPIQTEAFNALPLALMPDGSAMFTTVRQIAASFGTAALVTIMTRSSLSYGKTHASTLDVLIQLHGIKITFLTAAALMLVGAALTLLFKNKAPRDFI; encoded by the coding sequence TTGAATATATCAAAAAAGCAAAAATCAGTTCTTATCATCCTTGTCATCGGCACATTTCTAGGTTTTTTAAATCAAACACTAATGAATGTTGCCTTACCTAATATTATGCATGAATTTAATATTGGTCCAGGATTAGGACAATGGATCACAAACGGTTACATGTTAGTTAACGGTGTCATGGTTCCTCTGACTGCATTCTTAATTCAACGTCTAACCACACGTAGACTTTATCTTACGGCTGTTGGCTTATTCGCAATTGGTACACTTATAGCCGGATTCGCGCCAAATTTCACCGTTTTAATTACTGGAAGAATGATTCAAGCGATGGGTGCTGGCGTTTTTGGCCCACTAATGAACGTCATTGTAATGAATCTCTTTGCACCTGATAAACGTGGTGGCGCAATGGGGTTAATTGGCTTAGCGCTAAACTTTGCCCCTACACTTGGCCCAACATTATCCGGTTTTATTGTGACAAACCTATCTTGGCGATTTCTATTTTTCATCGTAGCACCCTTAATTATTGCCGACTTTATACTTGCTTACTTCTTATTACAAAATATTGGCGAACAAAAGATGCTTAAATTTGACTTTATTGGGGTCGTATTGTCGAGTATTGGCCTTGGTTCGTTACTTTATGGTTTCTCAAATGCTGGCGCAACACCATGGTCTGAATTTACCGTCTGGGGCTTTATTGTTATTGGATTAATTGTGACTGCTTTATTTATTTGGCGACAGTTTTCAACAAAAACACCATTACTTAACATGGCGGTTTTAAAACAACGTGAGTTTGTCATCGCCATGTTAATTAACATTGTCCTAATGATTGCTATGTATGGTGGCGCTCTTATGTTACCACTTTATATGCAGACCATTCGTGGCGCGTCAGCGTTTATATCAGGGCTTGTACTATTTCCTGGTGCCTTAGTTACTGCGTTTTTATCGCCATGGAGTGGTCGTTTATATGACCAATATGGCGTCAAATATCTCACATTAATCGGTATCTTAATTACAGCCGCTGGCACAATTGTTTTGGCCTCACTGACACTAACCACCCCATTATGGTTTGCAGTTATTGGTCAATTTATCCGTCAACTTGGCTTAGTCTTAGTGCTCATGCCTATTCAGACTGAAGCATTTAATGCCTTACCTTTGGCACTAATGCCTGATGGATCGGCAATGTTCACGACAGTCCGTCAAATTGCAGCATCATTTGGTACAGCAGCACTAGTTACTATCATGACAAGATCATCTCTTAGCTATGGTAAAACACATGCCAGCACACTCGATGTACTTATTCAGTTGCATGGTATAAAAATAACATTCCTAACCGCTGCAGCATTAATGCTTGTTGGTGCTGCACTCACCCTACTCTTTAAAAACAAGGCACCAAGAGACTTTATATAA
- the mutY gene encoding A/G-specific adenine glycosylase, which produces MEIWSEQTIKDFRRTLLDWYNQEGRANLPWRVNHEPYRVLVSEIMLQQTQVDTVLPYYERFMSDLPTVQDLAYAPEAQVLKLWEGLGYYSRARNLQKAAKFIVEELHGHWPESSDDLQELPGVGPYTSAAIASISFDEVVPAVDGNAYRVFSRLLKIDADIANTKSRHIFYDAILPIVDPVHPGDFNQAIMDLGSSYMTAKNPDSSHSPVRSFNAAFRDNVEANFPVKTKKQKPIKQQYIAIISEKNGQLLFEQRPDTGLLAGFWTFPLMPINSIDDIEGQQLNIKPIIHVFTHRRWEIWLVKQKVDHMPNQKYLSPNDWQTLSLPTVQHKLLKALEDLK; this is translated from the coding sequence ATGGAAATATGGTCTGAACAAACAATTAAAGATTTTCGTCGTACATTACTTGATTGGTACAATCAAGAGGGGCGTGCAAATTTACCCTGGCGTGTCAATCATGAACCTTATCGCGTGCTTGTATCTGAAATTATGTTGCAGCAAACACAAGTGGATACGGTTTTACCATACTATGAGCGATTTATGTCTGATTTGCCAACCGTCCAGGATTTAGCCTACGCACCCGAAGCGCAAGTGTTAAAACTATGGGAGGGACTCGGGTATTATTCGCGCGCGCGTAATTTGCAAAAAGCAGCCAAGTTCATTGTAGAAGAGTTACATGGCCATTGGCCTGAGAGTTCAGATGATTTGCAGGAACTACCGGGTGTGGGTCCTTATACGTCAGCGGCTATTGCATCTATTAGTTTTGATGAGGTCGTGCCAGCTGTTGATGGTAATGCTTATCGCGTATTTAGTCGATTACTTAAAATTGATGCTGATATTGCGAATACAAAATCACGTCATATTTTTTATGATGCTATTTTACCGATTGTTGACCCGGTACATCCTGGAGATTTTAATCAAGCGATTATGGATCTTGGATCAAGTTATATGACTGCTAAAAATCCAGATAGTTCCCACTCACCAGTTCGATCGTTTAATGCGGCTTTTCGTGACAATGTGGAGGCTAACTTTCCTGTTAAAACTAAAAAACAGAAACCAATAAAACAGCAATATATTGCAATTATTTCTGAAAAAAATGGTCAATTATTATTTGAACAAAGACCAGACACTGGTTTACTTGCTGGTTTTTGGACGTTCCCATTAATGCCAATTAATAGTATTGATGATATTGAAGGGCAACAACTCAATATTAAACCAATTATTCATGTATTTACACATCGTCGTTGGGAAATATGGTTGGTGAAACAAAAGGTTGATCACATGCCAAATCAAAAATATCTATCACCAAATGATTGGCAAACACTATCTTTGCCTACTGTACAACATAAACTACTTAAAGCACTGGAGGATTTAAAATAA
- a CDS encoding AI-2E family transporter codes for MFPNMKLKKLFFWTLELLAGAVLILIVSGFDFLMRPISVFISTVFVPLLVAGFLYYVLKPILKLVTKIKIFGKSIPHQFAVIITFVLFLAVIATALIVLVPTLIREITNLITAMPSFAQDMQRFATETINSRWFENLHLSVNADQIRSAVGQYAASFLNITAGTLGTVVSTVTSVTINLVTIPVVLFYMLSDGDRLVPAIKKAFPDRHAQKISELTTKMDNTIEKYISGQAIEMLFVGVTMAIGYLIIGQPYAWLLAVVAGITNIVPYIGPWIGVIPALIVASTQSWKQMIFVFIVMTVVQQLDGNFIYPNVIGKSLAIHPLTIMLLLMVAGNLWGIVGMIVIVPVYAVLRVIISFVLELFALTKSQDILRE; via the coding sequence ATGTTTCCTAATATGAAATTAAAAAAACTATTTTTTTGGACACTAGAGTTACTGGCAGGAGCTGTATTAATTCTAATTGTATCTGGGTTTGATTTTTTGATGCGACCTATTTCAGTTTTTATTTCAACAGTGTTTGTGCCACTACTTGTGGCAGGTTTTCTTTATTATGTATTAAAACCCATTTTAAAATTGGTAACAAAAATAAAAATTTTTGGGAAATCAATACCTCACCAATTTGCGGTCATTATCACTTTTGTTTTATTTTTGGCTGTTATTGCTACAGCGTTAATTGTTCTTGTGCCAACTTTGATTCGTGAAATAACGAATTTGATCACCGCAATGCCAAGTTTCGCACAAGATATGCAACGATTTGCAACAGAAACTATCAATAGTCGCTGGTTTGAAAATTTACATTTATCTGTTAATGCGGACCAAATTAGGTCTGCTGTGGGTCAGTATGCCGCATCATTTTTAAACATTACAGCAGGAACTTTGGGAACGGTTGTCTCTACAGTCACATCTGTTACGATTAATCTTGTTACCATTCCAGTTGTGTTATTTTACATGTTAAGTGATGGTGATCGTTTGGTACCTGCCATCAAAAAAGCTTTTCCAGATCGGCACGCGCAGAAAATTTCTGAATTAACTACAAAAATGGATAACACCATAGAAAAGTATATTTCGGGACAGGCCATTGAAATGTTGTTTGTTGGTGTCACAATGGCTATTGGTTATTTGATTATTGGACAACCTTATGCTTGGTTACTTGCTGTTGTGGCTGGTATAACAAATATTGTCCCATATATTGGCCCTTGGATTGGTGTAATACCAGCTTTAATTGTCGCCAGTACGCAATCTTGGAAACAGATGATTTTTGTCTTTATAGTAATGACAGTTGTGCAACAACTTGATGGAAATTTTATTTATCCTAATGTTATTGGTAAATCATTAGCGATTCATCCGTTGACCATTATGCTACTATTAATGGTAGCTGGTAACTTATGGGGTATTGTTGGTATGATCGTGATCGTACCCGTATACGCGGTTCTACGAGTGATTATTTCTTTTGTACTGGAGCTTTTTGCGTTGACAAAAAGTCAAGATATATTGCGAGAATAA